One window from the genome of Rufibacter tibetensis encodes:
- a CDS encoding NAD(P)/FAD-dependent oxidoreductase has protein sequence MAKYARIKNTGKPKVVIIGGGFAGLELAKSLKKADVQVILIDKQNYHTFQPLMYQVATAAIEADSIIHPFRKVFDKQENFFFRLAEVQHIDTAQKLVETSIGLIRYDYLVIATGATTNYFGDKLMEENAIAMKSVEDAINLRNTILSNFENALQLDDEEQMNSLMDYVIVGGGPTGVELAGALSELRKHVFPKDYPELDFQSMDIHLIQSGGELLKGMSKEASVKSLQFLEEMGVKVWLNRRVKSYDGYTVTLDNGETLITRTLIWAAGVTGNPIDGLKPESILKGNRVQVDVYNRVVGYENVFAIGDIAAMVTTENPQGHPMLAQPALQQGTLLGKNLVRLFSGEPMQPFVYKDQGSMATIGKNKAVADLKLFNREIKSQGFFAWLIWMFIHLISLVSFRDRLVVMLNWGWNYFTYNSGNRLIVGHKQENIPITETITHKTVI, from the coding sequence ATGGCAAAATATGCTAGAATAAAAAATACCGGAAAACCTAAAGTGGTCATCATAGGCGGAGGGTTTGCTGGTTTGGAGCTGGCCAAATCGTTGAAAAAGGCAGACGTGCAAGTCATCTTGATTGACAAACAAAACTACCACACGTTTCAGCCGCTCATGTACCAGGTGGCTACTGCCGCCATTGAAGCAGATTCCATCATCCATCCGTTCCGGAAAGTCTTTGACAAACAGGAAAACTTCTTTTTCCGGCTGGCCGAGGTGCAGCATATTGATACCGCTCAAAAATTGGTTGAGACATCCATTGGGCTAATCCGGTATGATTACCTGGTTATTGCCACAGGCGCTACTACTAACTATTTCGGGGATAAGCTCATGGAGGAGAACGCCATTGCTATGAAAAGTGTAGAAGATGCCATTAACCTCCGGAACACCATTCTGAGCAACTTTGAAAACGCCCTTCAATTGGATGACGAAGAGCAGATGAACAGCCTCATGGACTACGTGATTGTGGGCGGCGGACCTACCGGGGTTGAATTGGCAGGGGCATTAAGCGAATTGCGCAAACATGTATTCCCTAAAGATTATCCAGAGCTGGATTTCCAATCCATGGACATCCACCTGATCCAGAGTGGTGGCGAACTCCTGAAAGGTATGTCAAAAGAGGCGTCGGTGAAGTCACTGCAGTTTCTGGAGGAAATGGGTGTGAAGGTTTGGTTGAACCGGCGCGTTAAGTCTTACGACGGATACACAGTGACGCTGGATAACGGGGAAACCCTTATAACCCGAACCCTTATCTGGGCTGCTGGAGTAACTGGTAATCCCATTGATGGCCTCAAACCCGAAAGTATCCTGAAAGGCAACCGGGTACAGGTAGACGTGTACAACCGTGTGGTTGGCTATGAGAACGTGTTCGCCATTGGTGACATTGCGGCCATGGTTACTACTGAAAACCCCCAAGGGCACCCCATGTTAGCACAGCCTGCTTTGCAGCAAGGAACCCTGTTGGGCAAAAACCTGGTGCGTTTGTTTTCTGGTGAGCCTATGCAGCCTTTCGTGTACAAAGACCAAGGCAGCATGGCTACCATTGGTAAAAACAAGGCAGTCGCAGATTTAAAACTTTTCAATAGAGAAATAAAGTCCCAAGGCTTTTTTGCCTGGCTCATCTGGATGTTCATCCATTTGATTTCCTTGGTGAGTTTTAGGGACAGGTTGGTGGTAATGCTGAACTGGGGCTGGAACTACTTCACCTATAACTCAGGCAACCGCCTTATTGTAGGGCACAAGCAGGAGAACATCCCTATCACTGAAACCATTACCCATAAAACTGTCATCTAA
- a CDS encoding alpha/beta fold hydrolase, with protein sequence MKQELTVDQVLENHKSNGTFLEVEGVRAFALDQGSGEAVFCVHGVPTSSFLYRKVIAELAHQGFRGICVDLPGLGLSDRPKEFEYSFPNFARFLAKAAEKLGLEKYHLVVHDIGGPIGFALAAQNPDSILSLTILNTWIDVVSFEKPLPMRPFEKPLLGEAQLATVQHTTWYLLFSNLAVSDTEGIPKEEAYAYVDLLKREDNGAAFLKIMRNFDHREEFRQLCLKAVQNVPYPIQAIWGGEDPALTYERYGKEIERLARPSQMHLVKGKHLLQEDQWKEIADKVVQQAELNRNR encoded by the coding sequence ATGAAGCAGGAACTAACAGTTGATCAGGTACTGGAAAATCATAAAAGCAACGGCACGTTTCTGGAAGTAGAAGGGGTAAGAGCTTTCGCCCTGGACCAAGGCAGTGGAGAGGCGGTATTCTGTGTGCATGGGGTGCCTACCTCTTCTTTTTTATACCGCAAAGTCATAGCAGAACTAGCGCACCAAGGCTTTAGAGGTATCTGTGTTGATTTGCCGGGGCTAGGTTTATCTGATCGGCCTAAAGAGTTTGAATATTCGTTTCCTAATTTCGCTCGTTTCCTGGCCAAGGCGGCAGAAAAGCTGGGGTTAGAGAAATACCATCTGGTGGTACATGACATTGGAGGCCCTATTGGGTTTGCACTGGCTGCTCAAAACCCAGATTCTATTTTGTCCTTAACCATTCTTAATACGTGGATTGATGTGGTGAGCTTCGAGAAACCCTTGCCCATGCGTCCCTTTGAAAAGCCACTGTTGGGAGAGGCGCAACTGGCTACTGTGCAACATACCACCTGGTACCTTCTGTTTTCAAACTTAGCTGTTTCAGACACCGAGGGAATCCCTAAGGAGGAGGCCTATGCGTACGTAGATCTGCTTAAACGCGAGGACAATGGTGCTGCTTTCCTAAAGATCATGCGCAATTTTGATCATCGGGAAGAGTTTAGGCAGCTTTGTTTGAAGGCAGTGCAAAACGTTCCTTATCCTATTCAAGCAATCTGGGGAGGGGAAGACCCGGCGCTTACGTATGAACGCTATGGAAAGGAAATAGAAAGATTAGCCCGCCCAAGTCAAATGCATTTGGTAAAAGGAAAGCACTTGCTGCAGGAGGATCAGTGGAAAGAAATTGCTGACAAAGTAGTCCAACAGGCTGAACTTAATAGGAACAGATAA
- a CDS encoding ankyrin repeat domain-containing protein, with product MDFTSTRIEDVLFDAARQGDVVTIQELIAEGADINTQNGRGFTPLILASYEGHYEATKALLDAGADVNIQDMSGNTALMGLCFKGYADIAELLISRGADLNIQNYSGGTALMFATMFGRHELVRIVAEHGADQSLRDSRGLTALEMAEKIGNEEALKILQPES from the coding sequence ATGGATTTTACCTCCACAAGAATTGAAGACGTCTTGTTTGATGCTGCCCGCCAAGGCGACGTAGTTACCATACAGGAATTGATTGCAGAAGGCGCCGACATTAACACACAGAATGGCCGTGGCTTCACTCCCCTCATATTAGCTTCTTATGAAGGCCATTATGAAGCCACCAAAGCGCTGTTAGACGCCGGTGCTGATGTCAACATTCAGGACATGAGCGGCAACACGGCGTTGATGGGTTTATGCTTTAAAGGCTACGCCGATATTGCAGAACTTCTCATCTCCCGAGGTGCCGACCTTAACATACAGAATTACAGCGGAGGCACCGCCCTAATGTTTGCCACTATGTTCGGACGTCATGAACTGGTAAGAATAGTAGCAGAACACGGCGCTGACCAAAGCCTCAGAGACAGTCGTGGCCTTACTGCCCTGGAAATGGCAGAGAAGATTGGAAACGAAGAAGCTCTCAAGATTCTCCAACCAGAAAGCTAG
- a CDS encoding methyltransferase domain-containing protein: protein MFSSLQADITSLWTFRDTLYDLITFSLVLEHIEKLEHIFQETAVALVPGGYVYLGELHPFKQYSGTKARFDTEACRQVVPCFTHHVSEFTQTAKRHGLEVIHLQEYFDNNDTSTLPRILTILFKKKS, encoded by the coding sequence ATGTTCAGTTCACTCCAGGCAGACATCACCTCTCTTTGGACATTTAGAGATACCCTTTATGACCTGATTACCTTTTCCTTAGTGTTAGAGCACATAGAGAAACTGGAACACATCTTTCAGGAAACTGCAGTTGCTTTGGTTCCAGGAGGCTACGTGTACCTGGGTGAGCTCCATCCGTTCAAACAATACTCCGGCACTAAAGCCCGCTTTGATACAGAAGCCTGCAGACAAGTGGTTCCCTGTTTCACCCACCACGTCTCTGAGTTTACCCAAACCGCGAAAAGACATGGCTTGGAAGTGATACACCTTCAGGAGTACTTTGACAACAATGACACCTCTACCCTTCCCAGAATCCTGACTATTCTCTTTAAGAAGAAGTCATGA
- a CDS encoding class I SAM-dependent methyltransferase, producing MVPAHDTNHNKTHDLEAQSLRNTLASLPFHRCLEIGCGTGKNTQWLAEKAQNVTGVDLSEEMLSKPRKKVTASNVQFTPGRHHLSLDI from the coding sequence CTGGTCCCCGCGCACGACACCAACCACAACAAAACACATGACCTGGAGGCTCAGTCCCTAAGGAATACTCTAGCTTCCCTCCCCTTTCACCGATGTCTTGAGATTGGCTGCGGAACCGGCAAGAACACCCAATGGTTGGCTGAAAAAGCGCAGAATGTCACAGGAGTAGATTTATCTGAAGAAATGCTCAGCAAACCCCGGAAAAAGGTAACTGCTTCCAATGTTCAGTTCACTCCAGGCAGACATCACCTCTCTTTGGACATTTAG
- a CDS encoding GNAT family N-acetyltransferase, whose translation MSTTPSLAIREIQEQDVEPLVQYWFDATPTFLEGMGVDLSKMPTREEWKQMLFAQIHKPLEEKNSYCLIWLADGIPVGHSNANKILFGEEAYMHLHLWKPDLRQKGIGSSFIQLTLLHFFQKLQLKRLYCEPYALNPAPNRTLEKAGFRLVKEYVTTPGWINSEQPVKRWKMTFTQFQEGLHTH comes from the coding sequence ATGAGCACTACTCCGTCCTTAGCAATAAGAGAGATTCAGGAACAAGACGTTGAACCTTTGGTGCAATATTGGTTTGACGCCACCCCTACCTTTCTAGAGGGAATGGGAGTTGATCTATCTAAAATGCCTACCAGAGAAGAATGGAAGCAGATGCTGTTTGCTCAGATACACAAGCCACTGGAAGAAAAGAATTCATACTGCCTTATCTGGCTAGCTGATGGAATACCGGTGGGTCATTCAAATGCTAACAAAATACTTTTTGGAGAAGAAGCGTACATGCACCTACATCTTTGGAAACCAGATCTCCGCCAGAAGGGAATAGGTTCTTCTTTTATTCAACTCACCCTTCTTCACTTCTTTCAGAAGCTTCAACTTAAACGATTGTATTGTGAGCCGTACGCCCTAAATCCTGCACCTAACAGAACACTGGAGAAAGCAGGGTTCCGGCTAGTGAAAGAGTATGTGACTACTCCTGGCTGGATAAATTCTGAGCAACCCGTTAAACGTTGGAAGATGACCTTCACTCAATTTCAGGAAGGACTTCACACTCATTAA
- a CDS encoding organic hydroperoxide resistance protein produces the protein MKRVYTAEVTATGGRNGQVKSTDGIIDMPVRLPEGLGGKGGATNPEQLFAAGYAACFQSALQLVASKQQIRLDENSTVTSHVGLDQFDDGRYGLSVQLDVKVDGVDKAKAEELVAQAHEVCPYSVGTKGNIEVKLNVLD, from the coding sequence ATGAAAAGAGTGTACACGGCGGAAGTTACCGCCACTGGAGGCCGCAATGGCCAGGTAAAATCAACTGACGGCATCATTGACATGCCGGTACGTCTGCCTGAAGGATTAGGCGGAAAAGGCGGAGCGACCAACCCAGAGCAGCTGTTTGCCGCAGGCTATGCAGCTTGCTTTCAAAGTGCGCTACAGTTAGTGGCCAGTAAGCAGCAGATCAGGCTGGATGAAAATTCAACCGTTACTTCTCACGTAGGCCTTGATCAGTTTGATGACGGCCGCTACGGCCTGTCTGTACAGTTAGATGTGAAAGTGGACGGGGTAGATAAAGCCAAAGCGGAGGAACTGGTAGCCCAAGCCCATGAAGTTTGCCCGTACTCAGTTGGTACAAAAGGAAATATAGAAGTAAAACTTAACGTGCTTGATTAG
- a CDS encoding alpha/beta hydrolase translates to MLLDFTVSEVSIQVEELTVNSEILNREVECVLYLPDMEGVVEPLHLLLINDGQDLETMQYEQILQPLYKKNQISPILTVGIKAGDRLQEFGISGTPDYKGRGAEAGKYRQFVVEELLPAFYKKTNISEFASSSIIGFSLGAVSAFDIAWHHANIFSKVGAFSGAFWWRSKEAKKGAPDKNRIVHKLIKSTQEKPSLKFWFEAGTQDEKSDRNQNGIIDSIDDTTSLLNELYKKGYERNLDTRYMEIIGGRHDVATWARLMPCFLLWAFGK, encoded by the coding sequence ATGCTTTTAGATTTTACAGTGTCCGAAGTGAGTATCCAGGTGGAGGAGCTAACGGTAAATTCGGAAATACTAAACAGAGAAGTAGAATGCGTACTATACCTGCCAGACATGGAAGGTGTGGTAGAGCCCCTGCATTTGCTTCTGATCAATGATGGGCAGGATTTAGAAACCATGCAGTATGAACAAATCCTGCAGCCTTTGTATAAAAAGAACCAGATCAGTCCCATTTTAACAGTGGGTATCAAAGCGGGTGACCGTTTACAGGAATTTGGCATTTCGGGCACTCCAGACTACAAAGGTAGAGGAGCCGAGGCCGGAAAATACCGGCAGTTTGTGGTGGAGGAACTATTGCCCGCCTTTTATAAGAAAACCAATATCTCTGAATTTGCAAGCTCCTCTATTATTGGGTTCTCCTTAGGAGCAGTATCTGCCTTTGATATAGCCTGGCACCATGCAAACATCTTTTCTAAGGTAGGGGCTTTTTCTGGCGCATTCTGGTGGAGAAGCAAGGAAGCCAAAAAAGGCGCTCCAGACAAAAACCGGATTGTTCATAAACTAATCAAATCAACTCAGGAGAAACCATCCCTGAAGTTTTGGTTTGAAGCCGGCACTCAGGATGAAAAATCTGACAGGAACCAGAACGGCATCATTGACTCCATAGATGACACCACCAGCCTGCTCAATGAACTTTACAAAAAAGGCTACGAGAGGAACCTAGACACCAGGTACATGGAAATCATTGGCGGCCGCCATGACGTAGCCACTTGGGCACGGCTGATGCCTTGTTTCCTGCTTTGGGCTTTTGGCAAGTAA
- a CDS encoding esterase family protein, which produces MKEQYHKWYSQQLSQDIEMLVYGDSGYPVILFPTSKGRYYENKDFKLIESAACFINEGKVKIYCIDSIDAQSWYNKGVHPADRVKNHIWYDQMLYHELAPWAMQETGHSKVCVAGCSFGGYHAANFAFKHPDRVSHMYSMSGAFDIRGQVDDFYSDDVYYNNPIEFVRHATDPALWQLKIILGTSDYDICLESNHILSAILNGKGINHWLDIRPNAVHDWSVWREMFPHYLSQI; this is translated from the coding sequence ATGAAAGAGCAGTATCACAAATGGTATTCGCAGCAGCTAAGCCAAGACATAGAGATGTTGGTCTACGGCGACAGCGGATACCCGGTTATTCTCTTCCCCACCTCAAAGGGCAGATATTATGAAAACAAAGATTTCAAACTCATTGAAAGTGCCGCCTGTTTCATAAACGAGGGCAAAGTAAAGATTTACTGCATAGACTCTATTGATGCCCAAAGTTGGTACAATAAAGGAGTGCATCCGGCTGACCGCGTGAAAAACCACATATGGTATGATCAAATGTTGTACCATGAATTGGCGCCCTGGGCAATGCAGGAGACGGGGCACAGCAAAGTCTGTGTGGCAGGCTGTAGTTTTGGCGGGTACCACGCGGCTAATTTCGCCTTCAAACACCCAGACAGGGTAAGCCACATGTATAGCATGAGTGGGGCTTTTGACATCAGGGGCCAGGTAGATGATTTCTATAGTGATGATGTCTATTATAACAACCCCATTGAATTTGTGCGCCATGCCACAGATCCCGCTTTATGGCAGCTAAAAATCATTCTGGGCACTTCTGATTATGATATCTGCCTTGAATCAAATCATATTCTCTCCGCCATTCTGAATGGCAAAGGCATAAACCATTGGCTTGACATACGGCCCAACGCAGTGCATGACTGGTCTGTTTGGCGCGAGATGTTTCCGCATTATTTATCTCAGATCTAA
- a CDS encoding ATP-grasp domain-containing protein gives MKKIGILFGQEKTFPQAFVDRINQKKEKGITAEFVHIDKVMQGESNGYDVIVDRISQSVPFYRAMLKNAAMTGTAVINNPFWWSADEKFFNNALAVKLGIPVPKTVLLPSRDMPDDTNGNSFRNLSFPLDWEGIFNYVGFPAYMKPYDGGGWRDVYKLHDAEDFFDKFNQTGQLVMMLQEEIIFDDYFRCYCIGGEHVRIMQYEPRNPHHLRYEHGKAPAAKAILDKVREYVITLNQYLGYDFNTVEFAIRDGIPYAIDFCNPAPDAELTSVGEENFEWVVETAASYAIQRAKHHWPNADNLTWGKFVTSGAAKAPLIGGGAPVKAARTTKAKS, from the coding sequence ATGAAAAAAATAGGAATTCTATTCGGGCAGGAAAAAACTTTTCCGCAGGCGTTTGTGGACCGTATCAACCAAAAAAAGGAGAAAGGCATTACGGCAGAGTTTGTCCATATTGACAAAGTCATGCAGGGCGAAAGCAATGGTTATGATGTCATTGTAGACCGTATTTCCCAAAGCGTGCCTTTTTACCGGGCCATGCTGAAAAACGCAGCCATGACCGGTACTGCGGTCATCAATAACCCATTCTGGTGGAGCGCAGATGAAAAGTTCTTCAACAACGCCTTGGCAGTAAAATTGGGTATTCCGGTGCCAAAAACGGTTTTGCTTCCATCGCGCGACATGCCCGATGATACCAACGGCAACTCTTTCCGGAACCTGAGTTTCCCGCTGGATTGGGAAGGTATCTTCAATTACGTAGGTTTCCCAGCGTACATGAAGCCCTATGACGGTGGTGGTTGGAGAGACGTTTACAAGCTGCATGACGCAGAAGATTTCTTTGACAAATTCAATCAAACTGGTCAATTGGTCATGATGCTGCAGGAGGAAATTATTTTTGATGATTATTTCCGGTGCTACTGCATTGGCGGAGAGCACGTGCGCATCATGCAATATGAGCCCCGCAATCCGCACCATTTGCGGTACGAGCACGGCAAAGCACCGGCTGCTAAAGCTATTCTGGACAAAGTGCGTGAGTACGTGATTACCCTAAACCAGTACCTGGGTTATGACTTCAACACCGTGGAATTTGCCATCAGAGATGGTATTCCGTACGCCATTGACTTCTGTAACCCGGCACCAGACGCAGAACTTACCAGCGTGGGCGAGGAGAACTTTGAATGGGTAGTAGAAACGGCTGCTTCTTATGCCATTCAGAGAGCGAAACACCATTGGCCCAACGCAGATAACCTTACCTGGGGTAAGTTTGTCACGAGCGGCGCTGCTAAGGCTCCTTTGATTGGCGGCGGCGCACCTGTTAAAGCGGCAAGAACAACTAAAGCGAAAAGCTAA